In Fluviicola taffensis DSM 16823, the following are encoded in one genomic region:
- the rodA gene encoding rod shape-determining protein RodA: MRREDSLTQHVDWWLLSIVVIMLGMGIANVYSAAYDPDHPNIFDFSQKYGKQIMWVGISIFLGFLVFLIDSDIYRKFAIPIYLFCFSLLIVVLFTPPINGARAWLGIGTMGIQPAEFMKIGTAIVLSRYISTVNVKNQNVQTVLIALAIVMVPMVMILLQPDAGTFVVFTSFFFVLYREGITFDPLVLKLVNIIPGVRFKETWVGSHFIPILFYVVFLSIVTLLMSSNKYEFTFLPGVLIPGFYGVITVITVIALIAYLVLRWISSKRDLRRVLLIIITGWFLSVAVSTTVNFSFSSLAPHQKDRIELVLGLRKDDDGKDYNRNRAMAAVGSGGMFGKGYRKASVASVRSNHVPESETDFIFCPLAEEWGFMGSLAIVGLFMGMLFRIIVIAERQRSTFNRVYAYCVAMIVFYHFAVNIGMNIGLAPVIGIPLPFFSYGGSSLMSFSMLLFILLKLDSQRRDVLF, translated from the coding sequence ATGAGAAGAGAAGATTCCTTGACACAACATGTGGATTGGTGGCTACTTTCAATAGTGGTCATTATGTTGGGTATGGGAATTGCCAACGTTTACTCAGCAGCATACGATCCCGACCATCCCAATATTTTTGATTTTTCTCAAAAGTATGGAAAGCAGATTATGTGGGTTGGAATTTCTATTTTCCTCGGCTTTTTGGTGTTTTTGATTGATTCAGACATTTATCGAAAATTTGCCATTCCTATTTATTTGTTTTGTTTTTCATTATTGATAGTTGTTTTATTTACACCGCCAATTAATGGAGCAAGAGCTTGGTTGGGAATTGGTACAATGGGAATTCAACCTGCGGAATTCATGAAAATTGGAACCGCAATTGTTCTTTCGCGCTATATTTCAACGGTAAACGTGAAGAACCAAAATGTGCAAACAGTATTGATTGCACTAGCGATTGTAATGGTTCCGATGGTAATGATTTTACTACAACCAGATGCTGGAACATTTGTTGTTTTCACTTCGTTCTTTTTTGTATTATATCGGGAAGGAATCACTTTCGATCCATTGGTATTGAAATTGGTAAATATTATTCCGGGAGTTCGTTTTAAAGAAACATGGGTTGGAAGTCACTTTATTCCGATTCTTTTCTACGTCGTTTTTCTTTCCATTGTAACCTTGCTGATGAGCAGCAACAAGTATGAATTTACGTTCTTACCAGGTGTATTAATTCCTGGATTTTATGGAGTAATTACAGTGATTACGGTCATTGCGCTCATTGCTTATTTAGTTTTGAGATGGATTTCTTCCAAAAGAGATCTTCGACGGGTTTTACTAATCATCATTACGGGTTGGTTTTTATCCGTTGCCGTTTCTACAACTGTGAATTTTTCCTTTTCAAGCTTAGCCCCTCACCAAAAGGATCGTATTGAATTGGTACTTGGTCTTCGCAAAGACGATGATGGAAAGGATTACAACCGCAACAGAGCAATGGCAGCCGTTGGCTCTGGAGGAATGTTTGGAAAGGGCTATCGCAAAGCAAGTGTTGCAAGTGTGCGTTCAAATCACGTTCCTGAAAGTGAAACCGATTTTATCTTTTGCCCACTTGCGGAAGAATGGGGTTTTATGGGAAGCCTCGCTATTGTAGGACTTTTTATGGGAATGTTGTTCCGAATAATTGTCATTGCTGAACGCCAACGGTCTACATTTAATCGCGTTTACGCCTATTGTGTAGCAATGATTGTTTTCTACCACTTTGCGGTCAACATCGGAATGAACATTGGATTGGCTCCTGTAATCGGAATTCCTTTACCGTTCTTTAGCTACGGAGGATCCTCTTTAATGTCCTTCTCGATGTTGTTGTTTATCTTGTTAAAATTAGATAGTCAACGAAGGGATGTATTATTCTAA
- a CDS encoding penicillin-binding transpeptidase domain-containing protein has translation MNLDGRKYVILVFFILVGSIYLIRLFFMQVVDDSWKLRAQEIAEKRIEITPPRGIVFDRRNKKVVTNRSYYNLMMKQENIRDFDTLEFAKLVGWTKQEVKDRFYQIKKGEGKYRNPNTGKLQDNYQPQRAYPFIKELTIDEITRIAPHLEKFPGFYEDLTSMRSYPFSGGANIFGYLNEVSKEEVDEDRFYRGGDQVGRAGIERFYEKELRGQKGIKYIVTSALNNAIESYAGGKYDTLAEQGPALHLGLDIQLQVYGEKLMQNKRGCIVAIEPKTGEILALVSAPSFDPNILVGRRNIGRNYPKLLLDEGKPLYPRPLAAEYPPGSIFKLLQSLIGLQEGVITPESGFPCTKSMVGCHNHPNATNLPDGIKHSCNPYFYYVMRRIIQQGKKRSVFADAELGLNEWYDYVMSFGLGSQFETDVTGMRSGLIPNSAYYDKWYGHNTWAFSTIRSISIGQGEVKVTPLQMANIAAIIANKGWYYTPHFVRSIGNKGPLPQFKKIHRTKVDAVNFDPIIEGMRRAVYEPGGTAKKAQVEGMTVCGKTGTAQNPHGEDHSVFIAFAPMENPKIAIAVFIENAGFGGVWAAPTASLMMEKYIHRKVKDKAKEQMIVNANLLNIKARPKKKKG, from the coding sequence ATGAATTTAGATGGCAGAAAATATGTGATACTGGTGTTTTTCATCCTCGTTGGATCAATCTACTTGATTCGTCTTTTCTTCATGCAGGTTGTTGATGATTCATGGAAGTTAAGGGCGCAGGAAATTGCTGAAAAAAGAATCGAAATTACTCCTCCAAGAGGAATTGTTTTCGACCGCCGAAACAAGAAAGTTGTAACCAATAGAAGTTACTACAACTTGATGATGAAACAAGAGAATATTCGTGATTTTGACACACTTGAATTCGCTAAATTAGTTGGTTGGACGAAGCAGGAAGTAAAGGATCGATTCTACCAAATCAAAAAAGGGGAAGGAAAGTATAGAAATCCAAATACGGGCAAATTACAAGATAATTATCAGCCTCAACGTGCTTATCCCTTTATCAAAGAATTAACAATTGATGAAATTACTCGAATTGCTCCTCATTTAGAAAAATTTCCTGGATTTTATGAAGATTTGACTTCTATGCGAAGTTATCCTTTCTCAGGAGGAGCTAATATTTTTGGGTATTTGAATGAGGTTTCTAAAGAAGAAGTTGATGAAGATCGTTTCTACAGAGGAGGAGATCAGGTTGGACGAGCTGGTATAGAACGTTTTTATGAAAAGGAATTAAGAGGACAAAAAGGAATCAAGTACATAGTAACTTCAGCACTCAACAATGCAATTGAATCCTATGCTGGTGGAAAATACGATACTTTGGCAGAGCAAGGACCAGCTTTACATCTTGGTTTGGATATTCAGTTGCAAGTGTATGGTGAAAAGCTCATGCAAAACAAACGCGGTTGTATCGTTGCCATTGAACCAAAAACGGGTGAAATATTGGCTTTGGTTTCAGCACCGAGTTTCGACCCAAATATCTTGGTTGGAAGAAGAAATATTGGTAGAAATTACCCCAAGTTATTGTTGGATGAAGGAAAACCATTGTATCCAAGACCTCTAGCGGCAGAGTATCCTCCGGGATCCATTTTTAAGCTTCTGCAATCCCTGATTGGTTTGCAAGAAGGTGTCATTACTCCAGAATCGGGTTTTCCATGCACCAAATCTATGGTTGGTTGTCACAATCACCCCAATGCCACCAATCTTCCTGATGGAATTAAACACTCTTGTAATCCATATTTCTATTATGTGATGAGACGAATCATTCAACAGGGAAAGAAGCGTTCTGTTTTTGCTGATGCCGAATTAGGATTGAATGAATGGTATGATTATGTGATGAGTTTTGGATTGGGAAGCCAATTTGAAACAGATGTTACTGGAATGCGCTCTGGATTAATTCCAAATTCTGCTTATTACGATAAATGGTACGGACACAATACATGGGCATTTTCAACGATTCGCTCTATTTCCATCGGACAAGGAGAGGTGAAAGTAACACCGCTTCAAATGGCCAATATTGCTGCAATTATAGCAAATAAAGGTTGGTATTACACCCCGCATTTTGTCCGTTCGATTGGAAATAAAGGACCACTTCCGCAGTTCAAAAAAATCCACAGAACCAAGGTAGACGCTGTCAATTTTGACCCGATTATTGAAGGAATGCGAAGAGCGGTATACGAACCGGGCGGAACCGCGAAAAAAGCACAGGTAGAAGGAATGACGGTTTGCGGAAAAACGGGAACGGCACAAAACCCGCATGGGGAAGATCACTCGGTTTTCATTGCATTTGCACCGATGGAAAACCCAAAAATCGCAATCGCTGTGTTTATAGAAAATGCCGGTTTCGGAGGTGTTTGGGCTGCTCCAACTGCAAGTTTGATGATGGAAAAGTACATTCACCGGAAAGTGAAAGATAAAGCAAAGGAACAAATGATCGTCAATGCGAACCTTTTGAACATTAAGGCGCGGCCCAAAAAGAAGAAGGGGTGA
- a CDS encoding rod shape-determining protein MreD → MFVLFQVLILNNIEPGFGIYPMIYPLFIFMLPFQLGTVPLMLLSFIFGLVIDSFSNTFGLHASSAVIMAFFRPLIFKWLSPRDGYESVESVNVYSMGGRWFLYAYGTLLLIHNTWFFFIESFKLNEFLWVLLKIGLSVPTSFILSLLVQFIFVSNKKEIR, encoded by the coding sequence TTGTTTGTACTTTTTCAAGTACTGATCTTAAATAATATTGAACCAGGATTTGGGATTTATCCGATGATTTATCCTTTGTTTATCTTTATGCTCCCATTTCAATTGGGAACGGTTCCATTAATGCTTTTGAGCTTTATTTTTGGATTAGTTATCGATTCATTTTCAAACACATTTGGACTTCACGCTTCAAGCGCTGTAATCATGGCTTTTTTCAGACCACTCATTTTTAAATGGCTTTCTCCTCGTGATGGATACGAAAGTGTTGAGTCTGTCAATGTTTACTCGATGGGTGGACGTTGGTTTTTATACGCATACGGAACCCTTCTTTTAATTCATAATACTTGGTTTTTCTTCATCGAATCGTTTAAACTAAATGAATTTCTTTGGGTCCTTTTAAAAATAGGATTAAGTGTTCCTACTTCTTTTATTTTAAGTTTATTAGTGCAGTTTATTTTTGTCTCCAATAAAAAGGAAATCCGATGA
- a CDS encoding PorP/SprF family type IX secretion system membrane protein, whose amino-acid sequence MKRRIFTALVVLTGLSASAQDFHVTQILQAPNLLNPGAVGVYDGWERIAIQHRNQWLAGGATYMTSGITADANFFKSDRKPKAHLGVGLQFYNDIAGKSGYGMQNGSLTVSGILPVGAGSQLSLGIQAGMGNRTGDMSRLIYDSQWNGNGAYDPTIASGETGTLSSFAYIDASAGVFYQFDGGQTTFARNNDVKFQIGFAGYHLNGPMMRYRTGSQEQLARKYVGMVKYSMDIPNSKLAFDAQFAQFIQGGHYESILGLILRRRFQDGGKITGFSQDAFFGLGVYTRLKDAIAPTMQIDWRGFHFGVSYDFTLSALRYGYKGGSLEFSLSYTNMNNALFKTRRKGFR is encoded by the coding sequence ATGAAGAGAAGGATATTTACGGCACTTGTAGTTTTGACTGGCTTGTCAGCAAGTGCCCAAGATTTTCATGTAACGCAAATTCTTCAAGCGCCAAATTTACTCAATCCTGGAGCGGTTGGTGTTTACGATGGTTGGGAAAGAATAGCGATTCAACATCGGAATCAGTGGCTGGCAGGAGGTGCAACTTATATGACATCTGGGATTACTGCCGATGCAAATTTTTTCAAAAGTGATCGAAAACCCAAAGCTCATTTAGGAGTTGGACTTCAGTTTTACAACGATATTGCGGGTAAATCAGGCTATGGAATGCAAAATGGGTCATTAACGGTTTCAGGAATTCTACCCGTGGGAGCAGGAAGCCAATTGTCACTTGGAATTCAAGCAGGAATGGGAAATCGAACGGGTGATATGTCTCGGTTGATTTATGATTCCCAATGGAATGGAAATGGGGCTTACGACCCTACAATTGCTAGTGGTGAAACAGGAACTCTTAGTTCGTTTGCATACATCGATGCTTCAGCTGGAGTCTTTTACCAATTTGATGGAGGGCAAACAACATTCGCGCGTAATAATGATGTCAAGTTTCAAATTGGATTTGCTGGATATCATTTGAATGGGCCTATGATGAGATATCGTACAGGTTCCCAAGAGCAATTGGCGCGTAAGTATGTTGGAATGGTTAAATATTCGATGGATATTCCCAATTCAAAATTGGCTTTTGATGCGCAATTTGCTCAGTTCATTCAAGGTGGACATTACGAATCTATTTTAGGATTGATTTTAAGAAGACGTTTTCAAGATGGCGGTAAAATTACAGGATTCAGTCAGGATGCCTTTTTCGGATTGGGTGTTTACACACGTTTAAAAGATGCAATTGCTCCAACAATGCAAATTGATTGGAGAGGATTTCATTTTGGAGTTTCTTATGATTTTACTCTTTCTGCTTTGCGTTATGGTTATAAAGGTGGAAGCTTAGAATTTTCTTTGAGTTACACGAATATGAATAATGCGCTGTTTAAAACCAGAAGAAAAGGATTTAGGTAG
- a CDS encoding DUF2490 domain-containing protein — translation MKSLISITLVLCIYSISWGQQSTRGQFWFSAGIKREIKYDLEVNLNTNLRLNNFGELATLYQEASVKYTKLDWFRPSIEYRIITNYDERRNYDNSHRLNFNADFRHKIEQIKFGARLRYQMYIGGFVSTGSDLDPAFRIKPHVAWDRPKSKITPEASVEFFYNPNFGPYGNRFNRVRYGLTLDFDLPKSNKISLTYYYGQKFSSKNNYSEHILSLEYTYEWKKAKKKKKKEEEIIEE, via the coding sequence ATGAAATCACTTATTTCAATAACACTCGTTCTGTGCATTTATTCCATATCTTGGGGACAACAAAGCACCAGAGGGCAATTTTGGTTTAGTGCAGGAATAAAGCGCGAAATAAAATACGATTTAGAAGTCAATTTGAATACCAACCTTCGTCTCAACAACTTTGGGGAGTTGGCTACCTTGTATCAAGAAGCAAGTGTTAAATACACCAAATTAGATTGGTTTAGACCTTCTATTGAATACCGAATCATAACCAACTATGATGAGCGCAGAAATTACGACAATAGTCACCGCTTAAATTTCAATGCTGATTTTAGACACAAAATTGAACAAATCAAATTTGGGGCTCGTTTGAGGTATCAAATGTACATTGGAGGGTTTGTTTCCACTGGAAGTGATTTAGATCCTGCTTTCCGAATAAAACCTCATGTTGCTTGGGATAGACCAAAATCTAAAATTACTCCAGAAGCCTCTGTGGAATTTTTCTATAACCCAAATTTTGGACCTTATGGAAATCGATTTAATCGGGTTCGTTATGGATTAACACTTGATTTTGATCTTCCGAAATCGAACAAAATTAGTTTGACTTACTATTACGGACAGAAATTCAGTTCAAAAAATAATTACAGCGAACATATTCTTTCTTTGGAGTACACTTACGAATGGAAAAAGGCTAAGAAGAAAAAGAAAAAGGAGGAAGAAATTATTGAGGAATAG
- the mreC gene encoding rod shape-determining protein MreC yields the protein MRNLIAFFKRFQIFLVFVFLQVVALSAYVQYSDFARLQVFSSASMINGRIYTVRNSVTKHFNLEGTNRKLEWENARLRAKLKDSNYKIDRELVQIEDTSYHQQYLYLAATVINNTYDKRNNYMTIDIGKNHGIKKGWGVISSKGVVGIVHLVGESYAVVKTILSKNINVDVSMRDGGAFGLLKWDAINSKICQVSGISNDITIKKFTKVVTRGGSGIFPRGIPVGVITKRKSIEGKPLWDLQVRIAEDFRTIQHVYVIQNVMLDELRELEGKIPPDKEEEDL from the coding sequence ATGCGCAATTTGATTGCTTTTTTCAAACGATTTCAGATCTTTTTGGTCTTTGTGTTTCTTCAAGTAGTAGCACTTTCGGCTTATGTTCAATATTCTGATTTTGCGCGCCTACAAGTTTTTTCGAGTGCTTCTATGATCAATGGAAGAATTTACACCGTTCGCAATTCAGTTACCAAGCATTTCAATCTAGAAGGAACCAATCGAAAACTAGAATGGGAAAACGCACGATTGCGTGCGAAATTGAAAGACTCGAATTACAAAATAGACCGAGAACTTGTTCAAATTGAAGATACGAGTTATCATCAGCAGTATTTGTATTTAGCGGCAACCGTTATCAACAATACTTATGATAAGCGAAACAACTATATGACCATTGATATTGGTAAAAATCACGGAATCAAAAAAGGTTGGGGAGTTATTTCTTCCAAAGGAGTTGTAGGAATTGTTCATCTGGTTGGAGAATCGTATGCTGTTGTAAAGACGATTCTTTCTAAAAACATCAATGTGGATGTTAGTATGCGTGATGGCGGTGCATTTGGCTTGTTAAAATGGGATGCCATCAATTCGAAAATTTGTCAAGTAAGTGGTATTTCAAATGATATTACGATTAAAAAATTCACCAAAGTAGTTACACGAGGTGGTTCGGGAATTTTTCCAAGAGGAATTCCTGTTGGTGTGATTACCAAACGAAAATCAATTGAAGGAAAACCTTTGTGGGATTTACAAGTTCGAATTGCAGAAGATTTTAGAACCATTCAGCATGTGTATGTCATTCAGAATGTGATGTTAGATGAATTAAGAGAGTTGGAAGGTAAAATTCCACCAGATAAAGAAGAGGAGGATTTGTAA
- a CDS encoding CotH kinase family protein, producing the protein MKLHTLSKTLFFFLLLLLSKVASSQVFINEYSCSNIAGPTDAFGEREDWVELYNAGASAVDLTGYYLSDNDNNPTKWQIPSGSIAAGGYKMIYCSGRGIVSGNEIHPNFNLAQTSNEWFILTSPANVTVDFIEFTQMTKQNHSIGRQTNGAATWRLFLTPTPLASNTGGINFYTSTPVFSVAAGFYTTTQNVTITCPDAGSTIRYTTDGSEPTATSTLYSTPVAITSTKVLRAKAFSTNQVSFTMSGTYFINVNHTVPVVSIAGAGPNSVATLLNGTQIEPQGFFELWEADKSFAGKGEGQFNKHGNDSWAYPQRGFDFIMRDQYGYDHEIEHQIFPTENRDKFQRLILKPAASDNYPFETGGAHIRDAFVHTLSQRADLKLDERTWRPCVVYLNGQYWGVYELREKADDADFTKHYYNQDKFNLQYLKTWGTTWEEYGAPNALPDWNALRNYINTNNMGVAANFTYVDSQLNWESLVDYFVINSYIVSQDWLNWNTGWWRGMDPNGDKKKWRYILWDMDACFGHYINFTNIPDPSANANPCQAENLPNPGGQGHTNIIQKLIDENPVVEQYYISRYIDLVNTHFSCAYMNNLLDSMVNQIAPEMAQHCTRWGGTVAGWQANVQAMRNFINLRCTALNQGLVDCYQVTGPSAIVVTVSPALSGEVKVNSVWAPTYPWNANYFGGIQTNLIAKPLTGYVFSHWEHTANTLTAPIAQDTNSMDIVAPVTITAVFIVDNPDIDGDGCLNTDEVIAGTDPNVADTDGDGENDCAEIGSNPSTPLDSDGDGIIDALEPSTTDTDGDGVNDESDPANTDPCIPNPNAGPCDQDGDGLTNAEETTAGTNTTNPDTDGDGINDGDEVTNGTNPLDPCSPPNATPACNVDTDGDGILDGSEVVYGTDPNNPDTDGDGINDGDEVTNGTDPLDSCDPNPVGEMCFLGFHMPTAFSPNNDGLNDFLAPRIGRDVASFTWYVYDRWGNRMVVSSDPNFKWDGVFNGEKLNTGVYAFQANVVFTNGKKETYSGNITVTR; encoded by the coding sequence ATGAAACTACACACTCTCTCTAAAACACTATTCTTCTTCTTGTTACTTCTTTTATCTAAGGTAGCAAGCTCTCAAGTTTTTATCAATGAATATTCTTGTTCGAATATTGCCGGTCCAACAGATGCCTTTGGTGAACGAGAAGATTGGGTCGAATTATACAATGCTGGTGCGAGTGCGGTTGATTTAACTGGATATTACCTTTCTGATAATGACAACAATCCCACAAAATGGCAAATCCCTTCTGGATCAATTGCTGCTGGTGGTTACAAAATGATTTATTGTAGCGGAAGAGGAATTGTTAGTGGAAATGAAATCCATCCAAATTTTAACTTGGCACAAACTTCCAATGAGTGGTTTATTTTGACAAGTCCCGCGAATGTTACTGTTGATTTCATTGAGTTTACACAAATGACCAAGCAAAATCATTCAATTGGTCGCCAAACGAATGGTGCGGCTACTTGGCGATTGTTTTTAACACCGACTCCACTGGCTTCAAATACTGGAGGGATTAATTTTTACACATCAACACCCGTATTTAGCGTAGCTGCAGGGTTTTATACAACAACCCAGAATGTAACAATTACTTGTCCAGATGCTGGTTCAACGATTCGGTATACAACAGATGGTTCTGAACCTACAGCAACTTCTACTTTGTATTCTACACCAGTTGCGATTACTTCTACGAAGGTTTTACGTGCGAAAGCATTTTCGACGAATCAAGTAAGTTTTACGATGTCAGGGACTTATTTCATCAATGTCAATCACACAGTTCCTGTTGTGTCAATTGCTGGTGCTGGACCTAATTCGGTGGCAACTCTTTTGAATGGAACTCAAATAGAGCCTCAGGGATTTTTTGAATTGTGGGAGGCTGATAAATCATTTGCTGGTAAAGGGGAAGGGCAGTTTAACAAACACGGTAATGACTCTTGGGCTTATCCACAAAGAGGTTTCGATTTTATTATGAGAGATCAATACGGATACGATCATGAAATTGAGCACCAAATCTTTCCAACTGAAAATCGGGATAAATTTCAGCGTTTAATTTTAAAACCTGCAGCAAGTGACAATTATCCGTTCGAAACAGGAGGAGCACATATCCGCGATGCTTTTGTGCATACACTTTCTCAGCGTGCTGACCTGAAGCTGGACGAGCGTACCTGGAGACCATGCGTTGTTTATTTGAACGGACAATACTGGGGAGTCTACGAATTGCGTGAAAAAGCAGATGATGCAGATTTCACCAAACACTATTATAATCAGGATAAATTTAACTTACAATATTTGAAAACCTGGGGGACTACCTGGGAAGAATATGGAGCTCCGAATGCACTTCCAGATTGGAACGCATTGAGAAATTATATCAACACCAATAATATGGGTGTTGCTGCCAATTTCACGTATGTGGATAGCCAATTGAACTGGGAATCTTTGGTTGACTATTTTGTCATCAACTCCTATATCGTTAGCCAAGACTGGTTGAATTGGAATACTGGCTGGTGGCGTGGAATGGATCCGAACGGCGACAAGAAGAAATGGCGTTATATTCTTTGGGATATGGATGCTTGTTTCGGACATTATATCAACTTTACAAACATTCCTGATCCAAGTGCCAACGCTAATCCATGTCAAGCAGAAAACCTTCCAAATCCAGGAGGACAAGGACACACAAATATTATTCAGAAATTAATTGATGAAAATCCGGTAGTTGAACAGTATTATATTTCCCGATATATTGATTTGGTAAATACTCATTTCTCGTGTGCGTACATGAATAATTTGCTAGACAGCATGGTCAATCAGATAGCTCCAGAAATGGCTCAACATTGCACTAGATGGGGAGGAACAGTGGCAGGGTGGCAAGCTAACGTTCAGGCAATGCGGAATTTTATCAATTTGCGTTGTACAGCATTAAACCAAGGTTTGGTGGATTGTTATCAAGTTACAGGTCCAAGTGCAATCGTAGTGACGGTTAGTCCTGCACTTTCTGGAGAGGTTAAAGTAAACTCTGTTTGGGCTCCTACTTATCCTTGGAATGCAAACTATTTTGGAGGTATTCAAACCAATTTAATAGCCAAGCCATTAACTGGTTATGTATTCTCTCATTGGGAACACACTGCAAATACGCTTACAGCACCAATAGCTCAAGATACAAATTCGATGGATATTGTTGCTCCAGTAACAATCACGGCAGTTTTCATTGTTGATAATCCGGATATTGATGGAGATGGTTGTTTGAATACTGACGAGGTTATTGCAGGAACAGATCCGAATGTGGCTGATACAGATGGAGATGGTGAAAATGATTGTGCCGAAATTGGTTCAAATCCTTCAACACCATTAGATTCAGATGGTGACGGAATCATTGACGCATTGGAGCCTAGTACTACAGATACGGATGGTGATGGGGTGAATGACGAATCAGATCCTGCAAATACAGATCCATGTATTCCAAATCCAAATGCAGGTCCATGTGATCAAGATGGTGATGGATTGACGAATGCGGAAGAAACCACTGCTGGTACAAATACGACCAATCCTGATACAGATGGGGATGGAATTAATGATGGCGATGAGGTTACCAATGGGACAAATCCTTTAGATCCTTGTTCTCCTCCAAATGCTACCCCAGCTTGTAATGTAGATACAGATGGAGATGGAATTTTAGATGGAAGTGAGGTTGTGTATGGCACCGATCCAAACAATCCAGATACAGATGGAGATGGAATCAATGATGGAGATGAAGTAACAAATGGAACAGATCCGCTAGACTCTTGTGATCCGAATCCTGTTGGAGAAATGTGTTTCTTAGGATTCCATATGCCAACAGCATTTTCACCGAATAATGATGGTTTAAATGACTTTTTAGCTCCTCGAATTGGACGCGATGTTGCATCCTTTACTTGGTATGTTTATGACCGTTGGGGGAATAGAATGGTTGTTAGCTCTGATCCAAATTTCAAATGGGATGGAGTTTTCAATGGAGAGAAATTAAACACAGGCGTTTATGCTTTCCAGGCAAATGTTGTTTTTACGAATGGTAAGAAGGAAACATATTCAGGTAATATCACTGTAACAAGGTAA